The following coding sequences are from one Parabacteroides pacaensis window:
- the nspC gene encoding carboxynorspermidine decarboxylase produces the protein MVDINKIPSPCYVMEEELLRKNLSLIKKVKEEAGVNIILAFKAFALWKAFPIVKEYIPYSTASSIYEAQLAYEEMGSKAHTFSPAYTAADFPLIMKYSSHITFNSLSQFEHFYPQVKEQVDAGKAQISCGLRINPEYSDVETDLYNPCAPGSRLGIISELLGDTLPVGVEGLHFHTLCESSSYDLERTLTQIETKFGRFLPHIKWLNMGGGHLMTRKDYNTDHLIALLKSFRRKYPNLQIIMEPGSAFAWQTGFLLTSVVDIVENKGIKTAIIDASFTCHMPDCLEMPYKPAIRNATDPVEGKPTYRIGGNSCLSGDYMGDWSFDAPLKIGDRIIFEDMIHYTMVKTNMFNGIPHPSIALWTKENELQVYRTFGYEDYKNRMS, from the coding sequence ATGGTTGATATAAATAAAATTCCTTCTCCCTGTTATGTGATGGAAGAAGAATTACTACGTAAGAATCTTTCGCTTATCAAGAAAGTAAAAGAAGAAGCTGGTGTAAATATTATTTTGGCATTTAAAGCTTTTGCATTGTGGAAGGCATTTCCTATTGTGAAAGAGTATATTCCCTATTCGACAGCTAGTTCCATTTATGAAGCTCAATTAGCATATGAGGAAATGGGATCAAAGGCTCACACGTTTTCTCCGGCTTATACGGCAGCGGATTTTCCTCTCATTATGAAATATAGTAGCCACATCACGTTTAATTCCTTGTCGCAATTTGAACATTTTTATCCACAAGTAAAAGAACAGGTTGATGCGGGAAAAGCACAAATATCATGCGGTTTGCGTATCAATCCGGAGTATTCGGATGTAGAAACGGACTTATATAATCCTTGTGCACCGGGCTCCCGATTAGGAATAATCAGCGAATTGCTGGGAGATACGCTTCCGGTAGGGGTAGAAGGATTACATTTCCATACGCTATGCGAATCTTCATCTTACGATTTGGAACGGACTTTAACACAGATTGAAACCAAGTTCGGCCGTTTTCTTCCTCATATAAAATGGTTGAATATGGGCGGCGGTCATTTGATGACACGGAAAGATTATAATACGGATCATCTTATCGCATTACTTAAATCTTTTCGTCGTAAGTATCCTAATTTGCAGATAATTATGGAGCCCGGAAGTGCCTTTGCCTGGCAAACAGGATTTCTGTTGACCAGCGTGGTGGATATTGTAGAGAATAAAGGTATAAAAACCGCTATTATTGATGCCTCTTTCACTTGCCACATGCCGGATTGCTTGGAAATGCCTTACAAACCTGCTATCCGGAATGCCACCGACCCGGTAGAAGGAAAACCGACTTACCGGATTGGAGGAAACAGTTGCTTAAGTGGTGATTACATGGGGGATTGGTCGTTCGATGCTCCTCTGAAAATAGGTGACCGGATTATTTTCGAAGATATGATTCATTATACGATGGTTAAAACGAACATGTTTAACGGCATTCCTCATCCCTCTATTGCGCTTTGGACAAAAGAAAACGAGCTTCAGGTTTATCGTACGTTCGGCTATGAAGACTATAAAAACAGAATGAGTTAA
- a CDS encoding ATP-dependent helicase translates to MEDFLQQLNESQRAAVTYTDGPALVVAGAGSGKTRVLTYKIAYLLLQGVPPYAILALTFTNKAAREMKERIASIVGEDTARRLWMGTFHSIFSRILRSEAQRLGYPSAFTIYDSADSKSLLKSIMKEMQLDDKLYRPGMVQSRISNAKNALITSEMYACSKDLRENDENARIPLLYEIYKRYQSRCLQAGAMDFDDLLLQTNILFRDHPDVLEKYRNHFQYILVDEYQDTNFAQHLIIQKLSEIHQHICVVGDDAQSIYSFRGANIDNILKFKNNYQGCRIFKLEQNYRSTQNIVNAANSLIDKNTEQINKTVYSENDEGEKIRVTPSYSDYEEGYAVAAAITEMRMNRHYDFNDFAILYRTNAQSRILEEALRKRNIPYRIYGGLSFYQRKEIKDIIAYFRVIVNPHDEEALKRIINYPTRGIGETTVSKITEAAMEKGISLWTALSMPEESGLSVNAGTLKKLNAFKDLIEGFIERNNHLPASEMAAMVVKESGIVNNLFQDRSVEGISKQENLQELVKGVNEFCDIKREEGIEEVSLSDFLAEVSLLTDQDTDKSTTADRVTMMTIHAAKGLEFKNVFVVGLEEDLFPSSMSKDSLKAIEEERRLFYVAITRAKENCLLTYAKSRFRNGQSQICSPSRFLLDIDPKFLNSPQGNFQETSFMDQRFSRLQKAKETNESFDSQFSSSLSGRLAGSRSAKSNHSVSSAKPNYTSVEKAKSTGTAPDLSGLKVGSRIQHDRFGIGEILAIEGNGGDAKARVSFEHFGEKQLLLKFAKFTIIG, encoded by the coding sequence GTGGAAGATTTTTTGCAACAATTGAACGAAAGCCAACGTGCTGCCGTAACTTATACGGATGGACCTGCTTTGGTAGTTGCCGGTGCAGGTTCCGGCAAGACACGTGTGCTTACCTACAAAATAGCTTATTTATTGCTTCAAGGAGTACCGCCATATGCTATCCTTGCCTTAACGTTTACCAATAAAGCAGCCAGGGAAATGAAAGAGCGGATAGCCTCGATTGTAGGAGAGGATACGGCACGCCGTTTGTGGATGGGAACATTCCATTCCATTTTTTCCCGTATTCTACGGTCGGAAGCACAGCGGTTAGGGTATCCATCCGCTTTTACTATTTATGACAGTGCTGATTCTAAAAGTCTTCTCAAGTCTATTATGAAAGAGATGCAGCTAGATGATAAGCTTTACCGTCCCGGAATGGTGCAAAGCCGTATATCGAATGCCAAGAATGCGTTGATTACCTCAGAAATGTATGCGTGCAGCAAGGATTTACGGGAGAATGATGAAAATGCCCGTATACCCTTATTATATGAAATATACAAACGATACCAAAGCCGCTGTCTGCAAGCCGGAGCGATGGATTTCGACGATTTATTGCTACAAACAAATATTCTCTTCAGAGATCATCCCGATGTGCTCGAAAAATACAGAAACCATTTTCAATACATTCTGGTGGATGAATACCAAGATACCAATTTTGCTCAGCATCTTATTATCCAAAAGCTCAGTGAAATCCATCAACATATATGTGTAGTAGGAGATGACGCTCAAAGCATTTATTCTTTCCGGGGAGCTAATATCGACAACATCCTGAAGTTTAAAAATAATTATCAAGGCTGTCGTATTTTTAAATTAGAACAGAATTACCGTTCTACACAAAATATTGTAAACGCAGCCAATAGTTTGATCGATAAAAATACGGAACAAATTAATAAGACGGTTTATTCGGAAAACGATGAAGGAGAAAAGATCCGTGTTACCCCCTCTTATTCTGATTATGAAGAAGGTTACGCAGTAGCTGCTGCTATTACTGAAATGCGGATGAACCGGCATTACGACTTTAATGATTTTGCTATCCTCTATCGAACAAATGCCCAATCCCGTATTTTAGAAGAGGCATTACGTAAGCGGAATATCCCTTACCGTATCTATGGAGGCCTTTCTTTCTATCAACGCAAAGAAATTAAAGATATAATTGCCTATTTCCGTGTCATTGTAAATCCGCATGATGAGGAAGCATTAAAACGTATTATTAATTATCCGACCCGGGGAATAGGAGAGACTACGGTTTCTAAAATTACCGAAGCCGCCATGGAAAAAGGAATCAGTTTGTGGACTGCCCTGTCTATGCCCGAAGAAAGCGGGCTTTCTGTAAATGCCGGCACTTTAAAGAAACTGAATGCTTTTAAAGATTTGATAGAAGGGTTTATAGAAAGAAACAATCATTTGCCCGCTTCGGAAATGGCAGCTATGGTGGTAAAAGAAAGCGGTATTGTGAACAATCTGTTTCAAGACCGTTCCGTGGAAGGCATTAGTAAACAAGAAAACCTGCAAGAATTGGTTAAGGGTGTCAATGAATTTTGCGATATCAAACGGGAAGAAGGGATTGAAGAGGTCTCTTTAAGCGACTTTCTGGCCGAAGTCTCTCTTCTTACCGACCAAGATACGGACAAAAGCACTACAGCCGATCGGGTAACTATGATGACGATTCATGCAGCGAAAGGCCTGGAATTTAAAAATGTATTCGTAGTAGGATTAGAGGAAGATTTGTTCCCTTCTTCTATGAGTAAAGATAGCCTTAAGGCAATTGAAGAAGAACGCCGGTTATTTTACGTAGCCATTACCCGCGCCAAAGAAAATTGTCTTCTTACGTATGCCAAAAGCCGGTTCCGGAACGGACAAAGTCAAATATGTTCGCCTAGCCGGTTCCTATTGGATATCGATCCGAAGTTTCTTAATTCGCCACAGGGAAACTTTCAAGAGACGTCTTTTATGGATCAGCGATTCTCTCGGTTGCAAAAGGCGAAAGAAACAAACGAGTCGTTCGATTCTCAATTTTCTTCCTCTTTGTCCGGTAGGTTAGCTGGCAGCAGAAGTGCGAAAAGTAATCATTCCGTTTCTTCCGCCAAGCCGAATTATACATCTGTAGAAAAAGCAAAATCAACCGGCACGGCTCCGGATTTAAGCGGATTAAAAGTCGGCTCACGTATTCAACATGACCGTTTCGGTATAGGAGAAATTCTTGCTATTGAGGGAAATGGCGGAGATGCGAAAGCCCGTGTTTCATTTGAACATTTTGGAGAAAAACAATTATTACTCAAATTTGCTAAGTTTACTATCATAGGATAA
- a CDS encoding pyridoxamine 5'-phosphate oxidase family protein: MEYNNSQIRRQDRLLSEEQAYSLLTKAEYGVLSIAGGAEGGYGIPLNFVWDRKDSIYFHCAPEGRKLRLLEQQDQVSFCIVGNTNIIPHKFTTTYESILVFGSMSLHLPEEERMHALELLLDKYSPHDKTIGLQYAVKSFHRTAIMRLDIKSVSGKSKSASI, encoded by the coding sequence ATGGAGTATAATAATTCACAAATTCGCAGGCAAGACCGGCTTTTATCTGAAGAGCAGGCCTATTCTTTATTGACTAAGGCTGAATATGGAGTTCTTTCTATCGCAGGCGGAGCAGAGGGGGGATATGGAATCCCTCTTAATTTTGTATGGGATCGAAAGGATTCTATTTATTTTCATTGTGCTCCTGAAGGTCGTAAATTACGTTTGTTAGAGCAACAAGACCAAGTTTCTTTTTGTATTGTAGGAAATACGAATATTATTCCTCATAAGTTTACCACAACTTACGAAAGTATCCTTGTATTCGGTTCTATGAGTCTTCATCTCCCGGAAGAAGAACGGATGCACGCTTTAGAACTTCTTCTTGACAAATATTCTCCCCATGATAAAACAATCGGTCTTCAGTATGCAGTTAAATCCTTTCACCGTACTGCCATAATGCGATTGGATATAAAATCTGTTTCCGGAAAAAGTAAAAGTGCATCTATATAA
- a CDS encoding M16 family metallopeptidase, which yields MTQAPYSLNVKEYKLNNGLTVWLDEDHSQSKVFGAVVVKAGAKDCPNTGIAHYFEHMMFKGTDKIGTINYEEEKPLLDAIAQKYDELVLIKDSTQRTSLLKEINNLSIQAAQYAVPNEFERLITRYGGNKLNAGTSFDYTAYFNTFSPQYLAHWAEINSERLIRPVFRLFQTELETVYEEKNMYNDFIGAQALEKLTERYFSPHPYAYPIIGSTENLKNPQISQMEKFFKEYYVASNMGVILSGDFNTETAIPILERTFSRIHRGEAPRKEVIFPLPFKGKEKFQVKVPIPVVKALVLAFRGVPANHEDQVALNIAVSLLNNTNGTGYLDKLSVNGKLLGVMSMNESLNEAGMLGILVIPKLMFQSYSAAEKLVWNEINRIKNGDFNDKLFQALKLEQKRKYEATLEDINSRSEVMIRLFTQGKSWKSYLQEVTHIDQLTKEDIIRVADKYFGNDYLYVTKKMGRYAKNTLPKPSFKPIVAKNSEAVSTYAKQLENIPVKEMRPRFLDFIADVQSFPLMPNVQLYATPNPVNKVFSLHIAYGIGMIERPVLKHLSNYLLYLGTETLSYDEFRHRLQELGSNLSFETDRDRFMIKISGFDEHFEATLALVSDFMENVKPEEKKMKPIVSEEKVTRNAFFKSSDEVALAVLEKIKYDEQSSYLTKLSFSEVKKLKGKDLLKVFREVQCIGCNFHYCGILPVEKVASKIKQYFSLGKITESTHIPYYRKIRAYSKSVVYFYDMPDVSQSIIYGYIPGASLPEDYTRNQAKLLSGYLGRGMSSLLFQEIREFRSLAYRVQAEYKLPPVKLKDQPTYFQTMLSTQGDKTLDALETLDSLLREMPVKPEKMKAVKQTIINNIHNNYPSFRELSEKIAILQSDGYENDPSLSLMEDLARIDMNTLNSFYKKHILPYPVIWAIIGNSKQINMDKLAGFGKIIKLKGKDIYKK from the coding sequence ATGACTCAAGCACCTTACTCTCTGAACGTGAAAGAATATAAACTTAATAACGGATTAACCGTGTGGCTTGACGAAGATCATAGCCAATCTAAGGTATTCGGCGCAGTTGTAGTAAAAGCAGGCGCAAAAGATTGTCCTAATACGGGTATTGCTCATTACTTTGAACATATGATGTTCAAGGGAACAGATAAGATCGGAACTATAAATTATGAGGAGGAAAAACCTTTATTGGATGCTATCGCCCAAAAATACGATGAATTGGTTCTTATAAAAGACAGTACCCAACGGACTTCTCTTTTGAAAGAGATTAATAATTTAAGTATTCAAGCTGCCCAGTATGCTGTTCCCAACGAATTTGAACGACTCATTACCCGATACGGGGGTAATAAACTAAATGCCGGAACTTCATTCGACTATACAGCCTATTTTAACACCTTTTCACCGCAATATCTTGCTCATTGGGCCGAAATAAACAGCGAACGATTGATACGTCCGGTCTTCCGGCTTTTCCAGACAGAACTGGAAACAGTATACGAAGAAAAGAATATGTATAACGATTTCATCGGGGCACAGGCTTTGGAAAAACTCACGGAACGTTATTTCTCTCCTCATCCGTATGCTTATCCTATCATCGGAAGTACAGAAAATCTGAAGAACCCGCAAATATCCCAAATGGAAAAATTCTTCAAAGAATATTATGTAGCTTCTAATATGGGAGTAATTTTGTCTGGCGATTTCAATACGGAAACCGCTATCCCTATTCTGGAAAGAACTTTTTCCCGAATACATCGCGGAGAGGCTCCCCGTAAAGAAGTTATCTTTCCGCTACCGTTTAAGGGAAAAGAAAAATTCCAAGTTAAGGTTCCTATTCCTGTAGTTAAAGCATTAGTATTGGCTTTTCGAGGTGTTCCGGCAAATCATGAAGATCAGGTTGCTTTAAATATAGCAGTTAGTTTATTGAATAATACTAATGGAACGGGCTATTTAGATAAGCTATCGGTCAATGGAAAACTATTGGGAGTAATGTCGATGAATGAAAGTTTAAACGAGGCCGGAATGTTAGGTATTTTAGTCATTCCCAAATTGATGTTCCAATCTTACTCTGCGGCAGAAAAATTAGTCTGGAACGAAATAAACAGGATCAAAAACGGCGATTTTAACGATAAATTGTTTCAAGCATTAAAATTAGAACAGAAACGTAAGTATGAAGCAACGCTCGAAGATATCAATTCCCGTTCAGAAGTAATGATCCGGCTTTTTACCCAAGGAAAATCTTGGAAGAGTTACTTGCAGGAAGTGACTCACATCGATCAGTTAACGAAAGAGGATATTATACGGGTTGCCGACAAGTATTTTGGTAACGATTATTTATATGTTACTAAAAAAATGGGGCGGTATGCTAAGAATACGCTTCCTAAACCAAGCTTCAAACCTATCGTTGCAAAAAATTCGGAAGCTGTTTCTACCTATGCAAAGCAATTAGAGAATATTCCTGTAAAAGAAATGCGTCCGCGTTTTCTCGATTTCATCGCAGATGTACAAAGTTTCCCACTGATGCCTAATGTACAACTATATGCTACCCCTAATCCGGTGAATAAAGTTTTTTCCTTACATATAGCTTATGGAATAGGAATGATTGAAAGGCCTGTCTTGAAACATCTTTCCAATTATTTGCTTTATCTAGGGACAGAAACTTTATCATATGACGAATTTCGGCATAGGCTCCAAGAATTAGGGAGTAATCTTTCTTTCGAAACAGACCGGGATCGTTTCATGATCAAAATATCGGGCTTTGACGAGCATTTCGAAGCTACGCTTGCATTGGTTAGCGATTTTATGGAAAACGTAAAACCGGAAGAAAAAAAGATGAAACCTATCGTAAGTGAAGAAAAAGTAACTAGAAATGCTTTTTTCAAATCGAGCGATGAGGTAGCGTTAGCTGTATTGGAAAAAATCAAATATGATGAACAATCAAGCTACCTCACTAAATTGTCTTTTTCAGAAGTAAAAAAGTTAAAAGGGAAAGATTTATTAAAGGTTTTTCGGGAAGTACAATGTATAGGTTGTAACTTTCATTATTGCGGGATATTGCCGGTAGAAAAAGTCGCATCCAAAATCAAGCAATACTTCTCTTTAGGTAAAATAACAGAGTCTACTCATATTCCTTATTATCGCAAAATACGGGCTTATTCCAAAAGTGTTGTTTACTTTTATGATATGCCTGATGTTTCACAAAGTATTATCTATGGATATATTCCCGGTGCATCTCTTCCAGAAGACTATACCCGGAATCAGGCAAAACTCCTTTCAGGGTATTTGGGGAGAGGTATGTCTTCTTTATTATTTCAGGAGATTAGAGAGTTTCGTTCATTGGCTTACCGGGTACAGGCAGAATATAAGTTACCTCCTGTCAAACTAAAAGATCAACCTACTTATTTTCAAACTATGCTTTCTACGCAGGGTGACAAAACACTAGATGCACTGGAAACACTAGATTCGTTATTACGGGAAATGCCGGTAAAACCGGAGAAAATGAAGGCGGTAAAACAAACGATAATTAATAACATCCATAATAATTATCCTTCATTCCGGGAGTTATCGGAAAAGATTGCAATTTTACAATCAGATGGTTACGAAAATGATCCGAGTCTGTCTCTTATGGAAGACCTTGCCCGAATAGATATGAATACGCTCAATAGTTTTTATAAAAAACATATACTGCCTTATCCGGTCATTTGGGCAATTATAGGAAATTCAAAACAAATAAACATGGACAAACTAGCCGGTTTCGGAAAAATCATAAAATTGAAAGGGAAGGATATTTATAAAAAATAA
- a CDS encoding YebC/PmpR family DNA-binding transcriptional regulator has translation MGRAFEYRKARKLKRWGNMARVFTKLGKEITIAVKASGGDPDTNPRLRVLMQTAKKENMPKENVERAIKKATSKDFTDYKEMNYEGYGPYGIAIFVETATDNTTRTVANVRSYFNKNGGSLGTTGSLEFLFQHKCVFHIAKKEGISLEDLELELIDYGVDELEEDEDEIVIYGEFAQNAAIQKYLEENGYEITGNEFVRIPNDTKEVTPEQREQIEKLIEKLEDDEDVQNVFHNMKEDDSEEE, from the coding sequence ATGGGAAGAGCGTTCGAATATCGCAAAGCGAGAAAACTGAAACGCTGGGGAAATATGGCCCGCGTTTTTACTAAGTTAGGTAAGGAAATTACTATTGCGGTAAAAGCTAGCGGGGGTGATCCTGATACGAATCCTCGTTTGCGGGTGTTAATGCAGACCGCTAAAAAGGAGAATATGCCTAAAGAAAACGTAGAACGTGCTATCAAAAAGGCAACTTCTAAAGATTTCACCGATTATAAGGAAATGAATTATGAAGGATATGGCCCGTATGGAATTGCTATATTCGTAGAAACAGCTACCGACAATACCACCCGTACAGTGGCAAATGTCCGCAGTTATTTTAATAAAAACGGGGGGTCGCTCGGTACAACAGGCAGTTTGGAATTTCTTTTCCAGCATAAATGCGTATTTCATATTGCCAAAAAAGAGGGAATCTCATTGGAAGACCTGGAGTTGGAATTAATAGATTACGGCGTAGACGAATTAGAGGAGGATGAAGACGAAATTGTAATCTACGGCGAGTTTGCCCAGAATGCAGCTATCCAAAAGTACTTGGAAGAGAACGGATACGAAATTACAGGCAATGAATTTGTCCGTATTCCCAACGACACGAAAGAAGTAACTCCCGAACAACGTGAACAAATTGAAAAGCTAATCGAAAAGCTCGAAGACGATGAAGACGTTCAAAACGTTTTCCATAATATGAAGGAAGACGATAGCGAAGAAGAATAG